Proteins encoded together in one Impatiens glandulifera chromosome 1, dImpGla2.1, whole genome shotgun sequence window:
- the LOC124922558 gene encoding epoxide hydrolase A-like: MEEIEHRNLKINGINMHIAEKGKGPTILFLHGFPDLWYSWRHQILYFADNGYRAVAPDLRGFGQTTGAPTQDPSQFSVMHLVGDIVSLLDAIAPDEEKVFVVGHDWGASIGWYLCLFRPDRVKAFVSLSVHYLKRNPDPAMNFTDLFRAIYGDHHYIWRFQEPGDIEAEFAKVGFKQVLKKFLTFRDPAPFFFPKTTDNFIDSYHTPIALPHWLSEEDLDYYVSNYEKTGFTGGINYYRAFKLDWELLAPWEGAKVNVPVKFVVGDLDLVYHIPLVKEYVHGGGFKKDVPLLDDEIVVMEDVAHFINQEKPQDVNYHIHNFIKSYN; encoded by the exons atggagGAGATTGAACACAGAAACTTGAAGATAAATGGAATAAACATGCACATAGCAGAAAAGGGAAAAGGTCCGACGATCCTATTCCTCCACGGCTTCCCTGATCTATGGTACTCATGGCGCCATCAGATCCTCTACTTCGCCGACAATGGTTACCGCGCCGTCGCCCCAGACCTACGCGGCTTTGGTCAAACAACCGGAGCCCCAACTCAGGACCCATCCCAATTCAGCGTCATGCATCTGGTCGGCGACATCGTTTCGCTCCTCGACGCCATCGCGCCGGACGAGGAAAAGGTGTTCGTCGTGGGCCATGACTGGGGAGCATCCATCGGGTGGTACTTGTGTCTGTTCAGACCCGATAGAGTCAAGGCCTTCGTATCCCTCAGTGTCCATTATCTCAAACGGAACCCGGATCCTGCTATGAACTTCACGGATCTTTTCCGGGCCATCTACGGCGATCACCACTACATTTGGAGATTTCAG GAACCTGGTGACATTGAAGCTGAGTTTGCAAAGGTTGGTTTTAAACAAGTGCTGAAGAAGTTCCTAACATTTCGCGATCCAGCCCCCTTTTTCTTCCCTAAAACCACCGATAATTTCATTGACTCGTACCACACCCCGATTGCCTTACCCCACTGGTTGTCCGAGGAAGATCTCGACTATTATGTTTCCAATTACGAGAAAACTGGATTCACTGGAGGCATAAACTACTATCGTGCTTTCAAGTT AGATTGGGAACTGTTGGCGCCATGGGAAGGTGCTAAAGTGAATGTGCCGGTGAAATTTGTGGTTGGGGACCTTGATCTGGTCTATCACATACCACTAGTGAAGGAGTATGTACACGGTGGTGGGTTCAAGAAAGACGTGCCATTGTTGGACGATGAGATTGTGGTGATGGAGGATGTTGCCCATTTTATAAACCAAGAGAAACCTCAAGATGTCAATTACCACATCCACAACTTCATTAAAAGTTATAATTGA